The Paenibacillus macerans genome includes a window with the following:
- a CDS encoding carbohydrate ABC transporter permease produces MRRSRRISQLTVYTILILGACFCLLPLFWLVRSSMMSSLQIFEMPPRWIPSPFRLQNYVEALTTIDFFRFFRNTLTITIGCLAGALISSSLGAYSYARLSWPGKKFFFGLLLSSMMLPSAVTLIPTFIGWKLADLINTYVPLILPVWFGSAFDIFLLRQFYAGIPRDLDEAAFMDGAGPWTVFSRIIIPLSKPPLIVIGLFSFMNSWNDFMGPLVYLNEESKFTMALGLQMFQSLHSAQWHLLMAASTVVILPVIIVFFIGQRYFIEGITLTGMKG; encoded by the coding sequence ATGCGTAGAAGCCGCAGAATCTCGCAGCTGACCGTTTACACGATCCTCATTTTAGGAGCCTGCTTTTGTCTATTGCCGTTATTTTGGCTGGTCCGCAGTTCGATGATGAGTTCGCTGCAAATTTTTGAAATGCCGCCAAGGTGGATACCTTCGCCCTTTCGCTTGCAGAACTATGTGGAAGCCTTGACGACGATCGATTTCTTCCGTTTTTTCCGCAACACGTTAACCATCACCATCGGCTGCTTGGCCGGAGCGCTGATCAGCAGTTCGCTTGGGGCTTACAGCTACGCCAGGTTAAGCTGGCCGGGCAAAAAGTTCTTCTTCGGGCTGCTGCTGTCGAGCATGATGCTGCCCAGTGCGGTCACGCTGATTCCGACCTTTATCGGCTGGAAGCTGGCCGATCTGATTAACACTTACGTCCCGCTCATCCTGCCGGTGTGGTTCGGCTCGGCCTTCGACATTTTTCTGTTAAGGCAGTTTTATGCCGGCATCCCGCGGGATTTGGACGAAGCCGCTTTTATGGACGGGGCCGGTCCGTGGACGGTTTTTTCCCGGATCATCATTCCTTTGTCGAAGCCGCCGCTGATCGTCATCGGTTTGTTTTCCTTCATGAATTCGTGGAACGATTTTATGGGTCCGCTGGTGTACTTAAATGAGGAAAGCAAATTTACGATGGCGCTGGGACTGCAAATGTTTCAATCGCTGCACAGCGCGCAGTGGCACTTGCTGATGGCTGCTTCGACCGTGGTGATTTTGCCGGTGATCATCGTGTTTTTTATTGGG
- a CDS encoding carbohydrate ABC transporter permease gives MLFVILPMLASLLLSFTDYRIVNAPKFIGLANYTRLFDGTDQYFYNSLWVTFKYVALRVPLGLVFSFIVAFLLNMEFIRGKSVFRTIYYLPAIVPAVASSMIWIWLFSPDLGLFNSFLEALNLPTLDWLYSETTVVPSIVLMSPWGMGSTIIIFLAGLQGVPRSLYEAAIVDGAGPLRKFRHITIPMMTPIIFFNLIMGSIGAFQVFTEALIMTQGGPNNASLFYNYYIYRQAFQFGEMGQASAIAWILFMIILLVTVIFFRTSKSWVFYESEV, from the coding sequence ATGCTGTTCGTCATTTTGCCGATGCTCGCCAGTCTTTTGCTCAGCTTTACGGATTACCGGATCGTAAATGCGCCCAAATTCATCGGGCTGGCGAATTATACGCGGCTGTTCGACGGCACGGATCAATATTTTTACAACTCGCTATGGGTCACCTTCAAATATGTCGCGCTCCGCGTTCCGCTCGGACTGGTCTTTTCGTTTATCGTTGCGTTTCTGCTGAACATGGAGTTTATCCGCGGCAAATCCGTGTTCCGCACGATCTATTATTTGCCGGCCATCGTGCCCGCGGTGGCGTCCTCGATGATTTGGATTTGGCTGTTTAGCCCGGATCTGGGCCTGTTCAACAGCTTCCTGGAAGCCTTGAACCTACCGACGCTCGATTGGCTGTATTCCGAAACCACCGTGGTTCCTTCCATCGTGCTGATGAGCCCGTGGGGGATGGGGAGCACGATCATTATTTTCCTGGCGGGCCTGCAGGGCGTGCCGAGGTCCTTGTACGAAGCGGCCATCGTCGATGGCGCCGGTCCGCTCCGGAAGTTCCGGCATATCACGATTCCGATGATGACGCCGATTATATTCTTCAATCTGATCATGGGCTCGATCGGAGCTTTTCAGGTGTTTACCGAGGCGCTGATTATGACCCAGGGCGGGCCCAACAATGCCAGTCTGTTCTATAACTACTACATTTACCGGCAGGCGTTTCAATTCGGGGAAATGGGGCAGGCGTCGGCGATTGCCTGGATTCTCTTTATGATCATCCTGCTGGTCACGGTCATCTTCTTCCGCACATCCAAATCCTGGGTGTTCTATGAAAGCGAGGTGTAG